The following coding sequences are from one Salvelinus sp. IW2-2015 unplaced genomic scaffold, ASM291031v2 Un_scaffold1904, whole genome shotgun sequence window:
- the LOC112072371 gene encoding CREB3 regulatory factor-like: protein MSRPPQQPPTGLAVYVRARRGCGPGNGPEEKVFLGVPPRSRTGLWETEKTGGEVRSVSLLEPLAPYLVPSYRREGKHTSTLPSTLYRREGKKGRRKARKTDASDLTPNPVKLTNIGEQLQKLNATIDGMGPVNDLPVVARARSRKEKNKLASRACRLKKKAQHEANKIKLWGLNQEYENLLGALLRIKEVIASAGGSAAERRWTKNERGMDPETGRTY from the exons atgagccgtcctccccagcAGCCTCCCACTGGTCTGGCTGTGTATGTGAGAGCGAGA CGGGGGTGTGGTCCAGGGAACGGCCCAGAAGAGAAGGTGTTTCTGGGAGTACCGCCACGCTCACGCACGGGACTCTGGGAGACAGAGAAGACTGGAGGGGAGGTCCGATCGGTCTCTCTCCTGGAGCCTCTAGCACCCTACCTAGTACCCTCATACCGCAGAGAGGGTAAGCACACTAGCACCCTACCTAGTACCCTATACCGCAGAGAGG gAAAGAAGGGAAGGCGTAAAGCGAGGAAGACGGACGCCAGCGACCTGACCCCTAACCCYGTGAAGCTCACAAACATCGGCGAACAGCTGCAGAAGCTCAACGCCACCATAGATGGGATGGGTCCTGTTAACGACCTGCCTGTTGTGGCCAGGGCACGCTCCCGCAAAGAGAAGAACAAACTAGCTTCCAG GGCCTGTCGGTTGAAGAAGAAAGCGCAACACGAAGCCAACAAGATCAAGCTGTGGGGACTCAACCAGGAGTACG aGAACCTTTTGGGGGCGTTGCTGAGGATCAAGGAAGTGATTGCGTCAGCGGGGGGGAGCGCAGCGGAGAGGAGGTGGACAAAAAATGAACGAGGGATGGACCCAGAGACTGGCAGGACATACTGA